A part of Salvelinus alpinus chromosome 23, SLU_Salpinus.1, whole genome shotgun sequence genomic DNA contains:
- the LOC139550243 gene encoding SLAM family member 9-like, translating to MATLRFPIAILLTLLHQAEPSAETSVFVLKGQDVHLDVQTHVTLQDVDVLFWKFNTSANVVKYPPKVTFDRYKGRAEFSVGDFSLLLKNLQEGDSGLYDAALFGNNNRNVAKYLIKVQERVEPPVLTVNSDSTINGTCNMTVTCRGQNTSVTSSCNNSTCSQVGGESRGAETSTVPLLSVYVAGGSIICNHSNQVSWANDTKEIKTICPLKLERDREDRNYAVTVGMPGPVIHVIIIFVGSALIGW from the exons ATGGCGACCTTGCGTTTCCCCATCGCTATTCTACTAACTCTCCTCCATCAAGCAG AGCCCAGTGCTGAGACCTCTGTGTTTGTGCTGAAGGGACAGGATGTTCACCTGGATGTCCAGACACATGTTACACTGCAAGATGTTGATGTGCTATTTTGGAAGTTTAACACATCAGCCAATGTTGTAAAGTACCCCCCAAAAGTTACCTTTGATAGGTACAAAGGTAGGGCTGAATTTAGTGTGGGAGACTTCTCTCTGCTACTGAAGAACCTACAGGAAGGAGACAGTGGACTTTATGATGCAGCATTGTTTGGTAACAATAACAGAAATGTTGCTAAATACTTGATAAAAGTACAAG AGAGAGTTGAGCCTCCAGTCCTGACAGTGAACTCTGACTCCACCATCAACGGCACCTGTAACATGACTGTGACCTGCAGAGGTCAGAACACCTCTGTCACCTCCAGCTGTAACAACAGCACCTGCTCTCaggtgggaggagagagtagaggggctGAGACCTCCACTGTCCCCCTGCTCTCTGTCTATGTGGCAGGGGGTTCCATCATCTGTAACCACAGCAACCAAGTCAGCTGGGCCAACGACACCAAGGAGATCAAAACTATTTGTCCATTGAAATTAG AGCGGGACAGAGAGGATCGTAACTACGCTGTCACAGTCGGGATGCCAGGTCCCGTCATCCACGTCATCATCATCTTTGTTGGATCCGCCTTGATTGGTTGGTGA